The Candidatus Hydrogenedentota bacterium genome includes a window with the following:
- a CDS encoding CehA/McbA family metallohydrolase, with amino-acid sequence MSRVSSFGVVVVAAWCGGAVASAQELYKIPVVDAQPVVAQALRLNDALTFLGSKLNDGDAAKLKALADKAPSEETTAAVQGILDPYCIALVHINPEMRVKVHPGPADRVLMQNGWKSFLVKVHNEAGTRAELVPESPNADPLLHRSTNEPNPKEDNLLTPGQVAQRFLEIKMYNRRPMNALLSGLPLEYAIVEIYTKDAGQREAKLGFNIGQGTQDLGFRDHLDLLFECKPAVKVTLRVKDFDGKPTMASFVFSDDVERLAEEEDYAGSIKPDYRTQLATNVPPGAMLTKTQRFTGIYPLPSRRVADEDEYPDFFFQPQIYRGDGETVSLPPGTYRVEYTRGPEYLPQETTITVPDGVVEHEASFKLKRWIHLAKLGWFSADHHVHGGGCSHYESPAAGVDPVAMFRQGLGEDLNVSCVLSWGPCWYHQKTFFSGSVHPDSTSTNVMRYDVEVSGFPSSHAGHLCLLRLKEDDYRGTTKIEEWPSWTLPVLQWGQEQGAVVGYSHSGWGLEPLEPTTELPNYVMAKFDGIGANEYIVTGPLGACDFISAGDTPVVWELNIWYHTLNTGVTTRISGETDFPCIYDERVGMARSYAPMSGKLDFDAFVEKIKLGENYVCDGKSHILDFRADGVIMGQNGSLLNLSAPKTVKVSARVAAYLPELQDETGMTLASQGINASPYWHIEKARIGTTRTVPVELIVNGKPVAREVIEADGKLRSVSFDCPIGHSSWIALRVLASSHTNPIFVTVNDKPIRASKRSAEWCRAAVERCWQMKALHIRDSERPAANVAYDRARAYYDRAIAESTAE; translated from the coding sequence ATGAGCCGGGTATCTTCGTTCGGTGTTGTCGTGGTTGCCGCATGGTGCGGCGGGGCCGTCGCGTCTGCGCAGGAATTGTACAAGATACCCGTGGTGGATGCGCAGCCGGTCGTTGCGCAGGCGCTGCGCCTGAATGATGCGCTCACCTTTCTCGGCAGCAAGTTGAACGATGGCGACGCAGCGAAACTGAAGGCGCTCGCGGACAAGGCGCCGTCCGAAGAAACCACCGCGGCGGTGCAGGGCATCCTCGATCCGTATTGCATCGCGCTGGTGCACATCAATCCCGAGATGCGCGTGAAGGTGCATCCGGGGCCCGCGGACCGGGTGCTCATGCAGAACGGATGGAAGAGTTTCCTGGTGAAAGTCCACAACGAAGCGGGCACGCGCGCGGAGCTGGTGCCGGAGAGTCCAAACGCAGACCCGCTGTTGCACCGATCCACCAACGAGCCAAACCCAAAGGAGGACAACCTGCTGACGCCCGGACAGGTTGCGCAGCGGTTCCTCGAGATCAAGATGTACAATCGCCGGCCCATGAACGCCTTGCTGTCGGGCCTGCCGCTCGAATACGCGATCGTCGAGATTTACACGAAAGACGCGGGACAGCGCGAAGCGAAACTCGGTTTTAACATCGGCCAAGGCACGCAGGACCTCGGGTTTCGCGATCACCTCGATTTGTTGTTCGAGTGCAAGCCCGCGGTGAAGGTGACGTTGCGCGTAAAGGATTTCGACGGCAAGCCCACGATGGCCTCGTTCGTGTTCAGCGACGACGTGGAACGGCTCGCGGAAGAAGAGGACTACGCCGGGAGCATCAAGCCGGATTATCGCACGCAGTTGGCCACGAACGTGCCGCCGGGTGCGATGTTGACAAAAACGCAACGGTTCACCGGCATCTATCCGTTGCCGTCGCGGCGCGTCGCCGATGAGGACGAGTACCCTGACTTCTTCTTCCAGCCACAAATCTACCGCGGGGACGGCGAAACGGTGAGCCTGCCGCCGGGAACCTATCGCGTCGAGTACACGCGTGGGCCAGAGTATTTGCCGCAAGAGACAACGATCACCGTGCCGGACGGCGTCGTCGAGCACGAGGCGTCGTTCAAATTGAAGCGTTGGATTCACCTCGCGAAACTGGGCTGGTTCAGCGCGGACCACCACGTGCATGGCGGCGGGTGTTCGCACTACGAGAGCCCCGCGGCGGGCGTCGATCCTGTTGCGATGTTCCGGCAGGGGCTTGGCGAAGACTTGAACGTATCGTGCGTATTGAGTTGGGGGCCGTGCTGGTACCACCAGAAGACGTTCTTTTCCGGTTCCGTTCACCCCGATTCGACGTCCACGAACGTGATGCGCTATGACGTCGAGGTTTCCGGGTTCCCCTCGAGCCACGCGGGGCACCTGTGTCTGCTGCGGTTGAAAGAAGACGACTACCGCGGCACAACGAAGATCGAGGAATGGCCGAGTTGGACTCTGCCGGTCTTGCAGTGGGGGCAGGAGCAGGGCGCGGTCGTGGGCTATTCGCATTCGGGTTGGGGCCTCGAACCGCTCGAACCGACGACGGAACTGCCGAACTACGTTATGGCGAAGTTCGATGGCATCGGCGCGAACGAATACATCGTGACAGGTCCGCTGGGCGCGTGCGATTTCATCAGCGCGGGCGACACACCGGTCGTGTGGGAATTGAACATCTGGTACCACACGTTAAACACGGGCGTCACCACGCGCATCAGCGGCGAGACGGATTTCCCGTGCATCTATGACGAACGCGTCGGCATGGCGCGCAGCTACGCGCCGATGAGCGGCAAGCTCGACTTCGATGCGTTCGTTGAAAAGATCAAGTTGGGCGAGAACTATGTGTGCGACGGGAAGTCGCACATTCTCGATTTCCGCGCCGACGGCGTGATCATGGGCCAGAACGGCAGCCTGCTGAACCTGTCCGCGCCGAAGACCGTGAAGGTGTCCGCACGCGTCGCGGCGTACCTGCCGGAACTTCAGGACGAGACCGGCATGACATTGGCGTCGCAGGGCATCAACGCGTCGCCGTATTGGCATATCGAAAAGGCGCGCATCGGCACGACGCGCACCGTTCCCGTCGAACTCATCGTGAACGGCAAACCGGTCGCGCGCGAGGTCATCGAAGCGGACGGAAAACTGCGGAGCGTTTCGTTCGACTGTCCGATCGGCCACTCGAGTTGGATCGCGCTGCGGGTGCTCGCCAGCAGTCACACCAATCCCATCTTCGTGACGGTCAACGACAAGCCGATTCGCGCGTCGAAGCGGAGCGCCGAATGGTGCCGCGCGGCGGTGGAGCGGTGTTGGCAGATGAAGGCGCTGCACATTCGCGACTCCGAACGGCCCGCGGCGAACGTAGCGTACGACCGCGCCCGCGCCTATTACGACAGGGCCATCGCGGAATCTACTGCCGAATAG
- a CDS encoding DUF2147 domain-containing protein produces the protein MRKLFIAGLAIAFVLGAAHAEVKADDVAGVWLTDGGDSKIEIKKEGEKYNGKIIWLKEPNQEPGSPEPGQPKRDSKNPDPAKQKDPIVGLALLKDFSWDGSGAWSGGTIYDPESGKTYKCTMKLKDEKTLDVRGYIGVPAFGRSTVWTRTEAEEPASQPAPAATGTNSEPAASKPDKKSE, from the coding sequence ATGAGAAAGCTGTTTATTGCGGGTTTGGCCATTGCGTTTGTGTTGGGTGCGGCGCACGCCGAAGTGAAGGCGGACGATGTGGCCGGCGTATGGCTGACGGACGGCGGGGACTCGAAGATCGAGATTAAGAAGGAAGGCGAGAAGTATAACGGGAAAATTATCTGGCTGAAGGAGCCGAACCAGGAACCCGGTTCGCCCGAGCCCGGCCAGCCGAAACGTGACTCGAAGAATCCGGATCCTGCCAAGCAGAAAGACCCGATCGTGGGGCTGGCCTTGTTGAAGGACTTCTCGTGGGACGGATCGGGCGCTTGGAGCGGCGGCACGATTTACGATCCCGAGAGCGGCAAAACCTATAAGTGCACGATGAAGTTGAAGGACGAGAAGACGCTCGACGTGCGCGGTTACATTGGCGTGCCGGCGTTCGGGCGATCGACGGTGTGGACGCGCACGGAGGCGGAAGAGCCGGCCAGCCAACCGGCTCCCGCCGCTACCGGCACGAACAGCGAACCGGCCGCGAGCAAGCCGGACAAGAAATCGGAGTAG
- a CDS encoding glycosyltransferase — protein MTDNDSTIERIGPARGIVFARNARSKSVPAPTLEQWLRLNRAVFKCEKVDVIARADDCETLRLLHAPAEALDVRLSLRVDCTGAPPSAASLRTAQLWDMCLCTPHPDFAELDVWLRTCEQAGLRARVQLDAPFDSGINIARAGELLARACAVNIVAADPFSTAPPARNALHSDMSAKLAAELAGDLASRGIEVNLVGFPFCAIPNDLWAHVVNGPQYFLDHQQYKREPFALAAALFRRDPMWVRLAIMMRLGQHTSTNNPIDRILLPWVMDHAWVRARVWALHKLTRHRRAALPASPAEAELEVERQRAARLAARGPVCGTCRLRRICAGAAPIERNLPGLAIVSLPGEDIVDPLFFSRAQHKYYDPLDAARRDAMSAPSEIAQHANAIVTNTPPAREIDSFEYKVDGTWSWQLPGSLRWFSFAGGEKLSTPLARLDPPFTLSVTFGGGIADYIGFALGRGCRLLCPMTAFTHRVVLHVESDGQYAFLRDGQAIRPAEFVGQFYAPTRLGKGIEPRIAAWNIDGTIGTQAVYIWQPGETRVPDSEYLVSIVIVCTRYSRRLQASLRNIAHQQGISMDGVEVIVAFVPGLDATNDVIDSMQLAYPSLTIVPTPFAPEFANTKGLMLNECLDKARGDWVMVLDADIVLAPDMLARLTALPADCKFAIPDGRKMLSRETTARVLLGDITPWESWHELLEGAGEYRMREADGVPVGYCQCVRRECLDRVRYEELHHFEGADWKFGKDMRDAFGMEYRLDGTPVLHLDHGSSNWYGASRHY, from the coding sequence GTGACAGACAACGACTCCACAATAGAACGCATCGGCCCTGCGCGGGGCATTGTGTTTGCGCGCAACGCGCGCAGCAAATCCGTGCCCGCGCCTACGCTCGAACAGTGGCTTCGCCTGAACCGCGCCGTATTCAAATGCGAGAAGGTCGATGTAATTGCGCGCGCGGACGACTGTGAGACCCTGCGCCTACTTCATGCTCCTGCCGAGGCGCTCGACGTGCGGCTCTCTCTCCGGGTCGATTGCACGGGTGCGCCGCCGTCCGCAGCGTCGTTGCGCACCGCTCAACTCTGGGACATGTGCCTGTGTACGCCGCACCCGGATTTCGCGGAACTCGACGTGTGGCTGCGCACCTGCGAACAGGCCGGGTTGCGCGCCCGCGTCCAGCTCGATGCGCCGTTCGACAGCGGAATCAACATCGCGCGCGCGGGGGAGCTCCTCGCGCGCGCGTGCGCCGTGAACATCGTGGCAGCCGATCCGTTTTCGACGGCGCCGCCCGCGCGCAACGCGTTGCACAGCGACATGAGCGCGAAGCTCGCGGCCGAGCTTGCAGGGGACCTGGCGTCCCGCGGTATCGAGGTGAACCTCGTCGGTTTTCCATTTTGCGCAATTCCCAATGACCTCTGGGCGCACGTCGTCAACGGGCCGCAGTACTTCCTCGATCATCAGCAGTACAAGCGCGAGCCGTTTGCGCTGGCGGCGGCGCTGTTTCGCCGCGATCCCATGTGGGTACGCCTCGCGATCATGATGCGGCTCGGGCAGCACACTTCTACGAACAACCCCATCGATCGCATTCTGCTGCCGTGGGTGATGGACCACGCCTGGGTGCGCGCACGGGTTTGGGCGCTCCATAAACTCACACGGCACCGGCGCGCGGCGCTTCCGGCGTCGCCCGCGGAAGCGGAACTGGAGGTTGAGCGGCAGCGCGCCGCGCGACTGGCGGCGCGTGGTCCCGTCTGCGGGACGTGCCGCTTGCGAAGAATCTGCGCAGGCGCCGCTCCGATCGAACGCAATCTGCCCGGCCTCGCCATTGTCTCGCTGCCGGGCGAGGACATTGTCGATCCGCTGTTCTTCTCGCGCGCACAGCATAAGTACTACGACCCACTGGACGCGGCGCGGCGGGATGCAATGAGCGCTCCCAGCGAGATCGCCCAGCACGCGAATGCCATCGTGACCAACACACCGCCTGCGCGCGAGATCGATTCGTTCGAGTACAAGGTCGACGGCACATGGAGTTGGCAGTTGCCGGGAAGCCTTCGCTGGTTTTCGTTCGCGGGCGGCGAAAAGCTCAGCACGCCCCTCGCACGCCTCGATCCGCCCTTCACGCTGTCCGTTACGTTTGGCGGCGGCATCGCGGACTACATCGGGTTCGCGTTGGGACGCGGCTGCAGACTGCTCTGTCCCATGACAGCGTTCACGCACCGGGTCGTGCTGCACGTGGAGTCGGACGGCCAGTACGCGTTCCTGCGCGACGGCCAAGCGATTCGGCCCGCCGAGTTTGTAGGCCAGTTCTATGCGCCTACGCGCTTGGGTAAGGGAATCGAGCCACGCATCGCCGCGTGGAACATTGATGGCACCATCGGCACACAAGCGGTCTACATCTGGCAACCCGGCGAAACCCGCGTTCCCGATAGCGAGTATCTCGTTTCGATCGTGATCGTCTGCACGCGATATTCCCGGCGCTTGCAGGCGAGCCTGCGCAACATCGCGCACCAGCAGGGGATTTCGATGGACGGCGTCGAAGTCATCGTCGCCTTCGTGCCCGGACTCGACGCGACCAACGATGTTATCGACAGCATGCAGTTGGCCTATCCGAGTCTCACGATTGTGCCGACACCGTTCGCTCCGGAGTTCGCGAACACCAAAGGGCTGATGCTGAACGAGTGTCTGGACAAAGCGCGCGGCGACTGGGTAATGGTGCTCGATGCGGACATTGTCCTCGCGCCGGACATGCTGGCGCGATTGACGGCGCTTCCCGCCGACTGCAAATTCGCAATCCCCGATGGCCGCAAGATGTTGTCGCGCGAAACGACCGCGCGCGTGCTGCTCGGCGACATCACGCCCTGGGAGTCGTGGCACGAACTACTCGAGGGCGCGGGCGAGTATCGCATGCGCGAGGCAGACGGCGTACCCGTCGGGTATTGCCAGTGCGTGCGGCGCGAGTGCCTCGATCGAGTGCGCTACGAAGAACTCCACCATTTCGAGGGCGCGGACTGGAAATTTGGAAAGGACATGCGCGACGCCTTCGGCATGGAATACCGCCTCGATGGAACCCCCGTGCTCCATCTCGATCATGGCAGCAGCAATTGGTACGGCGCGTCGCGGCATTACTAG
- a CDS encoding aldo/keto reductase — MKYKNLGVNDLAVSVLSFGAWQIGDAAYWGVDDATDTQRTIDAAIDAGINLFDTAEMYGKGESERLLGRALGAKRARVLVASKVWPDKCSPPLLRNACEDSLQRLGTHYLDLYQVHWPPRDVAFDDVYATLAALRDEGKIRHIGVSNFGVTDLDAWFAAGGCVSNQLGYNLLFRAIEREILPACERRGCGVLAYMPLMQGLLAGRWKSPDEVPVARRRTRHFAGSREGTRHGETGCEDVTFTALRAIERIAEGLGQPMANIALAWAIAQPSITSVITGARRPDQLQRNTDAASLTLSADALAALDSATRPLRDYFGRNADMWLPEAESRIR, encoded by the coding sequence ATGAAGTACAAAAATCTCGGCGTTAACGACCTTGCCGTCTCCGTGCTGTCCTTCGGTGCGTGGCAGATTGGGGACGCGGCGTATTGGGGCGTGGACGACGCCACAGACACGCAAAGGACCATCGACGCCGCAATCGACGCGGGGATTAACCTGTTCGATACGGCGGAGATGTATGGGAAGGGTGAATCGGAGCGCCTATTGGGCAGAGCGCTTGGCGCGAAGCGCGCCCGCGTACTTGTGGCGTCGAAAGTGTGGCCGGACAAGTGTTCGCCTCCGCTCCTGCGCAACGCGTGCGAAGACAGCTTGCAACGCCTCGGCACGCACTATCTCGATCTCTATCAAGTCCATTGGCCGCCGCGCGACGTCGCATTTGACGATGTTTACGCGACACTCGCGGCGCTGCGCGACGAAGGCAAGATTCGCCATATCGGCGTGTCGAATTTCGGCGTCACAGACCTCGATGCATGGTTTGCCGCGGGCGGTTGCGTGTCGAACCAACTCGGCTACAACCTCCTGTTTCGCGCCATCGAGCGGGAGATTCTTCCCGCGTGCGAGCGGCGCGGTTGCGGCGTGCTGGCGTACATGCCGCTGATGCAGGGGCTGCTCGCGGGCCGCTGGAAATCCCCGGACGAAGTGCCCGTCGCGCGCAGGCGGACGCGCCACTTCGCCGGTTCCCGCGAGGGCACGCGCCACGGCGAAACCGGATGCGAGGACGTGACGTTCACCGCACTGCGCGCGATTGAGCGCATCGCCGAGGGTCTTGGCCAGCCGATGGCGAACATCGCGTTGGCGTGGGCCATTGCGCAGCCTTCGATCACGAGCGTTATTACCGGCGCGCGCAGACCGGATCAATTGCAGCGAAACACCGATGCCGCCAGCTTGACGCTGTCAGCGGATGCGCTGGCGGCGCTGGACTCCGCGACACGGCCCCTCAGAGACTACTTTGGCCGCAACGCCGACATGTGGCTGCCGGAAGCCGAGAGCCGAATTCGCTAA
- a CDS encoding site-specific DNA-methyltransferase produces MPFVADESVHLVVTSPPYWTLKEYNQNAAQLGHVEDYEDFLLQLGMVWREAYRALVPGGRMVCVVGDVCLSRRKNGRHVVVPLHADICVQCRRIGFDNLNPIIWHKIANAQYEVNGSGSGFLGKPYEPNAIIKNDIEFILMQRKPGGYRTPTLEQREKSMIKKAEYEKWFRQFWTLSGASTRNHPAPFPFELAYRLVRMFSFWGDTVLDPFSGTGSTMLAALKAERNSIGVEIDPDYCKASLQRLNEEGVSLFSDIHIEFFRHAAAGTATPKVHEERAAYAAKPTRRSGRSKVTTQRPASPKRK; encoded by the coding sequence ATGCCATTTGTAGCGGACGAGTCCGTACATCTGGTGGTGACTTCACCTCCGTATTGGACGCTAAAAGAGTACAACCAAAACGCCGCCCAACTTGGCCACGTCGAGGACTATGAGGATTTTCTTCTCCAATTGGGTATGGTCTGGCGCGAGGCGTATCGGGCGCTCGTTCCGGGCGGCCGAATGGTTTGCGTCGTCGGCGACGTGTGCCTTTCTCGCCGAAAGAACGGGCGGCACGTTGTGGTCCCGCTACACGCCGACATCTGCGTGCAATGCCGGAGGATCGGGTTTGACAACCTCAATCCAATAATCTGGCACAAGATTGCGAATGCCCAGTACGAAGTCAACGGCAGCGGTTCGGGCTTTCTCGGAAAGCCTTATGAGCCAAACGCCATAATCAAGAACGATATCGAGTTCATACTGATGCAGCGCAAGCCTGGCGGATACCGGACGCCAACTCTTGAGCAGCGCGAAAAAAGTATGATCAAGAAAGCCGAATACGAGAAGTGGTTCCGCCAGTTCTGGACGCTTAGCGGCGCTTCGACAAGAAACCATCCGGCGCCCTTTCCATTCGAACTCGCATACAGATTAGTCAGAATGTTTTCGTTCTGGGGAGATACGGTACTCGATCCGTTTTCGGGCACCGGCAGCACAATGCTGGCGGCACTTAAGGCAGAACGGAACAGCATCGGTGTCGAGATCGACCCCGACTACTGCAAGGCTTCCCTTCAGCGTTTGAACGAAGAAGGAGTAAGCCTGTTTTCCGACATTCACATCGAGTTCTTCCGGCACGCGGCGGCGGGAACCGCTACTCCAAAGGTGCATGAGGAACGGGCCGCCTACGCCGCAAAGCCCACACGGCGCAGCGGCCGATCGAAAGTAACGACGCAAAGACCTGCTTCCCCTAAAAGGAAATGA
- a CDS encoding restriction endonuclease yields the protein MNRDVQQAVSHFWSTRSAQALKQSEAGGRDRGNRSAVTGGKQMDGFVELIAKLARCAGLPADCVFMNRKVELPGYFRPTKEWDVLGVHKEQLIFAIEAKSHVGSFGNNFNNRTEEAMGSALDLWTAFREGALNKTITPWLGYIMLLEDSPRTNSPVAVREPHFKVLPEFDGASYSRRYELFCRKLVRERHYSAALFLTSRSNAIDSGKYSEPADDLSFDGFSASLCAHISACVR from the coding sequence ATGAATAGAGACGTTCAACAGGCTGTATCCCATTTCTGGAGCACGAGGTCCGCCCAGGCGCTAAAACAGAGCGAAGCAGGCGGAAGAGATCGGGGGAACCGTAGCGCCGTTACCGGTGGAAAGCAGATGGACGGGTTTGTCGAGCTGATCGCAAAACTGGCGCGCTGCGCCGGTCTTCCAGCCGATTGTGTGTTCATGAACCGTAAAGTCGAGTTGCCGGGGTATTTTCGTCCCACTAAAGAGTGGGACGTGCTCGGCGTCCATAAGGAACAACTCATCTTCGCGATCGAAGCGAAATCTCATGTCGGGTCGTTTGGCAACAACTTCAACAACCGGACGGAAGAAGCGATGGGCAGCGCATTGGATTTGTGGACCGCGTTTCGCGAGGGGGCGCTGAACAAAACAATCACTCCGTGGCTCGGATATATTATGCTGTTGGAAGATAGCCCCCGGACAAACAGCCCGGTCGCGGTGCGGGAGCCACACTTCAAGGTGTTGCCGGAATTCGACGGAGCGTCGTACTCGAGGCGCTATGAATTGTTTTGCAGGAAGCTCGTGAGGGAAAGACACTACAGCGCGGCGCTCTTCCTTACGTCGCGGTCGAACGCAATCGATTCGGGGAAGTACAGTGAGCCGGCAGATGACCTTTCATTTGACGGATTTTCAGCCTCGCTCTGCGCGCACATCAGCGCGTGCGTGCGATAG
- a CDS encoding DUF1559 domain-containing protein: MKKRYGFTLIELLVVIAIIAILAAILLPALARAREAARRASCQNNLKQLGIVFKMYTGESRGEKFPPKTIIAKDTELPFTIADQPSFAPEMVHLYPEYLTDAHVMICPSDAVSDDPFDPAGDPTEIWVNSVTGQIDITRFSAEGDESYGYFGYAITDNRWLKIWDLDNNGLDLAEAANAGVQLANIFLNPDKDFTITFPVNAAYPDLSGQTFTVHRLREGIERFFITDINNPAGSAQAQSTVPLMFESVSTLVQNFNHVPGGANILYMDGHVEFLKYPSDKFPITKEYATFAEFFQ, from the coding sequence GTGAAAAAAAGGTATGGGTTTACGCTGATTGAACTGTTGGTTGTTATCGCGATTATCGCGATTCTCGCCGCGATTCTGCTGCCGGCCTTGGCACGCGCGCGCGAGGCGGCCCGCCGGGCGTCGTGCCAGAACAACCTGAAGCAGTTGGGAATCGTGTTCAAGATGTATACGGGCGAGTCCAGGGGTGAAAAGTTCCCCCCGAAGACGATTATCGCGAAAGACACGGAATTGCCGTTTACGATTGCGGACCAACCGAGTTTTGCCCCTGAGATGGTGCATCTGTACCCCGAATACCTGACGGACGCCCATGTCATGATCTGTCCTTCGGATGCGGTCTCCGACGATCCCTTCGATCCTGCCGGCGATCCGACGGAAATTTGGGTGAATTCGGTCACGGGCCAGATCGACATCACACGGTTTAGCGCGGAAGGCGACGAATCGTATGGATACTTCGGGTATGCGATTACGGACAATCGCTGGCTGAAGATTTGGGACTTGGACAACAACGGCCTGGATTTGGCCGAAGCCGCGAATGCGGGCGTTCAACTCGCGAACATTTTTCTGAATCCGGACAAGGACTTTACCATCACGTTCCCCGTAAACGCGGCATACCCCGATCTGAGCGGTCAGACGTTTACGGTGCATCGCCTCCGCGAAGGTATCGAACGGTTCTTCATTACCGATATCAACAATCCTGCGGGCTCCGCGCAAGCGCAATCGACGGTGCCCCTTATGTTTGAATCGGTAAGCACGCTGGTCCAGAATTTCAATCACGTGCCCGGCGGCGCGAACATTCTCTATATGGACGGCCACGTCGAGTTTCTCAAGTACCCGTCCGACAAATTCCCGATCACGAAGGAATACGCTACGTTCGCGGAATTCTTCCAATAG
- the tpx gene encoding thiol peroxidase, with the protein MQERTGELTFKGNPLTVFGKHVAVGSKAPDFTLLANDLSPVTLATHAGKVRIVSVVPSLDTPVCDTQTRKFNEAIAKLGDKVVCYTVSADLPFAQKRWCANAGISSVVSLSDHRDMNFGNAYGTHIKELRLEQRSVFVIDGNGTVQYAEYVPEVAQEPNYDAPLAKAKELAG; encoded by the coding sequence ATGCAAGAACGGACCGGAGAACTGACGTTCAAGGGCAACCCGCTGACGGTTTTCGGCAAGCACGTCGCCGTGGGGAGCAAGGCCCCGGACTTCACGCTGCTGGCGAACGACCTCTCGCCGGTAACGCTGGCGACCCATGCGGGCAAGGTACGGATCGTGAGCGTCGTTCCCTCGCTGGATACGCCGGTGTGCGACACGCAGACCCGCAAGTTCAATGAGGCCATCGCAAAGCTGGGTGACAAGGTCGTCTGCTACACGGTGAGCGCAGACCTGCCCTTCGCGCAAAAACGCTGGTGTGCCAACGCAGGTATCTCGAGCGTCGTGTCGCTCTCCGACCACCGCGACATGAACTTCGGCAACGCCTACGGCACGCACATCAAGGAACTGCGCCTCGAACAACGATCCGTCTTTGTGATCGACGGGAACGGCACGGTGCAGTACGCGGAATATGTGCCCGAAGTGGCGCAGGAACCCAACTACGACGCACCCTTGGCCAAGGCGAAGGAACTCGCCGGGTAA
- a CDS encoding undecaprenyl-diphosphate phosphatase — MIFFNAIVLAIVEGLTEFLPISSTGHLILVERFFPLDAAEGSKFGKAFEVLIQLPAIVAVVVYFWSRLWPFGRGEEHRAKTVALWSRVAVAFAPAALLGFLFHDAIESRLMYSVPVAVALVAGGVVLIALEYRGHVATFESVHDVSFRTAFGIGMLQCLALFPGTSRSAATIIGAMLLGAGRAAAAEFSFFLAVPTMIGASTLTLVKHGVGFTGQQWALLALGSAVSFATAYAAIAFLMRYIQRHSFTGFGVYRIVLGGIVLLAYFVYGW, encoded by the coding sequence GTGATTTTCTTCAACGCTATCGTATTGGCCATTGTCGAAGGTCTGACCGAATTCCTCCCCATCAGCAGCACGGGACACCTAATTCTCGTCGAGCGTTTCTTTCCGCTCGATGCCGCGGAAGGCTCGAAGTTCGGCAAGGCGTTCGAAGTCTTAATCCAATTGCCTGCCATCGTGGCGGTCGTTGTCTACTTCTGGAGCAGGTTGTGGCCGTTTGGCCGGGGCGAAGAGCACCGCGCGAAGACGGTCGCGCTGTGGTCGCGTGTGGCGGTTGCGTTCGCGCCGGCTGCGCTCCTGGGATTCCTCTTCCACGACGCCATCGAGTCTCGCCTGATGTACAGCGTGCCTGTGGCCGTGGCCCTTGTTGCCGGGGGCGTCGTTCTGATTGCGCTAGAATACCGGGGTCACGTAGCGACGTTCGAGTCGGTACACGACGTGTCGTTTCGGACGGCCTTTGGCATCGGCATGCTGCAATGCCTTGCCCTATTTCCCGGCACCTCGCGATCGGCGGCGACGATCATTGGCGCAATGCTGCTTGGCGCGGGCCGGGCGGCCGCCGCGGAGTTCTCGTTCTTCCTCGCCGTCCCGACCATGATCGGGGCGTCCACCCTGACATTGGTGAAGCACGGCGTGGGTTTCACGGGACAGCAATGGGCGCTCTTGGCGCTGGGAAGCGCCGTTTCGTTCGCGACCGCGTACGCCGCGATTGCGTTCTTGATGCGCTACATTCAACGCCACAGCTTTACGGGGTTCGGCGTCTATCGCATCGTCCTGGGCGGAATAGTCCTGCTGGCCTATTTCGTTTACGGGTGGTAA